A stretch of the Malus domestica chromosome 08, GDT2T_hap1 genome encodes the following:
- the LOC103453313 gene encoding transcription termination factor MTERF8, chloroplastic-like, with product MITLINKKLISLSLTSDGLHKSPLCNSISLFFYSSSRPKKRISKPKIAVAEYLISQHQFSPEAALKAASTVAYLKSPAESSSVISFLRESGFSKTHLEDVVKRVPRILIANPDIVLKPKFKVFQDSGFSDSDIVDIVSSDPWILLRSADNQLGPALLVLKNILGSNASVLKVLKLSGGVLKYDLEKTLMSNVEVLQSYGIKSSQIIKYIFHFPRFFVHKPESIVDVIKRVDEMGFDMKSKRFLSAIRIMTSLTVETWERKVKLFKSLGLSEDDISAVFRRVPQVFGVSEKKIEEVTEVLLSTGKYDISFIVNHPELLIYSVEHRLKPRLQVMEILEKKKLLGKTPNLTTICKYSEQKFAELYVVPFTNELEGRVHGVEINIS from the coding sequence ATGATAACCCTGATTAACAAAAAGCTAATCTCACTCTCACTAACCTCTGACGGGCTTCACAAATCCCCTCTCTGCAACTCAATCTCACTCTTTTTCTACTCTTCGTCCCGACCCAAAAAGCGGATatcaaaacccaaaattgcAGTAGCTGAATACTTAATCAGCCAGCACCAGTTTTCCCCAGAAGCCGCTCTGAAAGCCGCATCAACAGTCGCTTATCTGAAAAGCCCTGCTGAATCCAGTTCGGTGATTTCGTTTCTCAGGGAAAGCGGCTTCTCGAAAACCCATCTGGAAGATGTGGTTAAAAGGGTCCCCAGGATTCTTATTGCCAATCCTGACATTGTCCTCAAACCCAAATTCAAGGTTTTCCAGGACTCGGGCTTTTCGGATTCCGACATTGTTGATATTGTGTCCTCTGACCCCTGGATTCTGTTGCGAAGTGCCGATAATCAGCTTGGCCCTGCTCTGTTGGTGCTGAAGAACATTCTCGGATCGAATGCTAGTGTGCTCAAGGTTTTAAAGTTGTCTGGGGGAGTTCTTAAATATGACTTGGAGAAGACATTGATGTCCAATGTTGAGGTCTTACAGAGTTATGGTATAAAATCGTCACAAATTATCAAATACATATTTCATTTTCCGAGATTTTTTGTGCATAAGCCGGAGAGCATTGTGGATGTTATTAAAAGGGTTGACGAAATGGGTTTCGATATGAAGTCCAAGAGGTTCCTATCAGCAATTCGGATCATGACTTCGCTCACTGTGGAGACATGGGAACGGAAGGTGAAGCTTTTCAAGAGTTTGGGCCTTTCAGAAGATGATATCTCGGCAGTGTTTAGGAGGGTACCCCAGGTGTTTGGAGTATCTGAGAAGAAGATTGAGGAGGTTACAGAGGTGCTTCTCAGCACTGGCAAGTATGATATCTCATTTATAGTTAATCACCCAGAATTGCTTATTTATAGCGTCGAGCACAGGCTGAAACCACGACTACAAGTTATGGAGATCctcgaaaagaaaaaactacttGGGAAAACACCTAATTTGACCACAATCTGCAAGTACTCTGAACAAAAGTTTGCTGAATTATATGTTGTTCCTTTTACAAATGAACTTGAAGGAAGAGTGCATGGAGTGGAAATCAATATCTCCTGA